Below is a window of Halomicrobium mukohataei DSM 12286 DNA.
GAACAGAAGCTGGTCGACACTGCGGGCGACTACATGTACGCCGTCAAGGGCGGCACGCCGGTCGATGACCCACAGTGGCGCTCCTGTCGGCTCGTCATGACCGACAAGCGCCTCGTGTTGGCCAACAGCTCCGGCAAGCAGGCCCTGCCCCACAGCAACATCGAGGTGGTGGGCGAGGAGGAGCTGCCCGCGTCGGTCGACCCAGCGGGGGCGACGCCGATGCGCATCGGCGACAACGTCGTGCTGTTCGACGCCGCCGACGTCTCCGACTTCGAACTGGAGTACTGCCGTGCCACCCTCCACGCGACGGTCATCCTGACGAAACACCCCGCCGTCGTCGGCGGCGTGATTCAGGACGAAGCGACCTGGCGCAAGACCAGATTCCAGCTCGACGACGACGTGATCACGCTGGCGTTTCCAGGCGGCGAGGAGACGACGTTCGCAGTCGACGACGTGGGGACCGTCGAGACGAGCGAACAGGCGGTCATGGGAGAGACTCGGACCATCCTGGAAGTCGAGCACACCGACGAGGACGACCGCAGCG
It encodes the following:
- a CDS encoding CheF family chemotaxis protein, coding for MSSEEQKLVDTAGDYMYAVKGGTPVDDPQWRSCRLVMTDKRLVLANSSGKQALPHSNIEVVGEEELPASVDPAGATPMRIGDNVVLFDAADVSDFELEYCRATLHATVILTKHPAVVGGVIQDEATWRKTRFQLDDDVITLAFPGGEETTFAVDDVGTVETSEQAVMGETRTILEVEHTDEDDRSVETYFSGMDHHTTALQSLFERVIEEREGDYELDEIESQVLMALYSGVSPFEMSDFVGIPVDEVEEIYRKLLDVGAVDEVRTRTEVSLNAQGRNMASEAMNEQ